CACGGCGCTTTAACGGAGTCAGGTCTGAACAGTGTGTTCACAAGCTTCTCTACATCGGCCCTGCCTAAAAGAAAGAGGTCGTTTTTCAACACACTCGTCAAAAATGGGAAATACCGCGTGCTGCGGCTTTGACAGCGACGGTGCTGCAGACCTTGAGATAGGTCGAGAGGGGGAAATTCGCGGTTGCAAGCCCGTGGATGTCGCTAGAGAGACCTTCGACAGCTGGTTGAAACGCTACGAAAGTGGCGACACGATGGAAGTGCTCTTCCCTGATGGACACCGCATTGAGTGCAACCTGAAGATTGATCGTCCGAAAAATTTCATGAACCTCTCGTTCAACCAGAAAGTGCGTCCGATCCAGCTGGATGACGTCGCTGCTGTCCTCTACGGCACAGACTCACGTTCTTCTGAATGCGCAGACAGTAAAATGCTTCGCAACCCCTGCGTGGTGGGCTTCCGGCTCGCAAGCTCTGGCCGCGCTATTGCGTTTTCATTCAAGGACGTCAGCGACGCGGAGTGCTTTGTAACGTTCCTGGAGAAGGAAATCAAGAAGAACCAGGAGGCAGGCAAGTCATCGGGAAGCAGCAACTGATGACAGCACCAGATCTTCGATTCCACGCGTGACGATTGTCCCTTACGAGGCGCGATAGGAGCCGACCGGTAgaaggcgcgccttcgcggtgTGTCAGCGTTTGCGGTTCGCACCTGCTTGTCTGGTAGTGTCGTTTTTTCTACTCGCCTGCCGTCGTAGGACACGCGTTCCCTCCTCCTCAGTATGCTCGATTCCCTCGTGCGTGTCGGGAGCGGCGAGCACCTTTTGCGTACTTCGTTCGGATGCAACTGTGTTTTGGAGAAGGCTTGCTTTGTGGGAAATCTACAGTCCTCGCCATCTCGGCTAGACGACGACCCTTCACTGGTTGTGGATCACTGGGACTGCGGGCAGTTCGCAGTGGCAGGTCAGCACGGTAAATGGCAGATGCAACGTGCGAAGTATCGGTGTGGtgatttttttttcgttgcCTTATGATGGCCACCGGCCAAGTGACATCCTCCAGGTTACCACCATTTACCAAAAAGAGACTCACCCTCAATTGATGATGACGCGCACGAGGGAGGGAagcgggcggggggggggggggttggtTGGTGGAGGCGGGAGCGCTCCGGTGTTCTCTTGTGGATGGGAACCGGAAGGAAGTTTTACGAAGTCTATGTCTACGTGCAAGCAGACTGGCGGCTCCGGGGCGTTGGCGGCGCCATCTCCCTCAGTTTGCTATTCTCGTCGCCCCAGCAGAGTGCGCACATAGTTTATTTGCTCTTTCAAAAAAGCCGAATACGTGGTGAGGGCACCGCTTTGGGTTGTCCTCGCCAGCTGTGTTGCTTCTCGCGTCCGCGTTGAACAAGATTCGATTCCAGGTGAAACAGCCTTTGTCAGAGAAGTTCAAAATTACGTTCCAGGATAGCTCTGTGTCTCGTCCGAAGCAGGGAAGTCGTCGCTGAGATGCGGCGAAGCCCGCATGAGCCGCCTTCTGCGACAGCTTTGACGGAAGTGGCTCTTTCCTCTTAGTGATTGAAGAACGCCTGTCACTCACCAGATAGTACTTGCACCGCCACTCGAGGGCGCAGCAACTACAGGGCGCGTTCGCGTGCTCACGAGTTGTCAACGGGCAAAGGCACACACGACCAGGAAGCTATCACCGCATGGAAAGGTCACCACAGGGCACCGGAGTCGTTGCCGGGTTCCAAAGGCCGTCTGCGGCCCCTTCACCAATCCGAAGCGAGATGTGGATGTCAGGGTTCTACATTTTACCCTCAGGATTGAAGCGCAGCCATCTCTAACAATGCCGTCAGATACTTATTAGCCTGCCAGCACAAACAGCAGGCCTGCAGTGTTGGCGTGGCACGCTGGCCGTTTCTCTAGGCGCAGGGACACAGGAGCTTTCTCAAGCTCTTCTGCGCTGAGGCAAGCAGACCAGTCTCCAACTAAGGACTAGGCGGTGATTTATGTCTTTCTTTGACGCGTGCGTTGCTCTGCAGATAGTGTCTCACTGCGTTCGTCTCGCAGTAGAAACTCCCACGCGACCGTGCTACAGACTAGGGATCAATTTCGCTCGGGGCTTCTATTTCGTGTGTTTCTGCGGCTGTCGTGCGCCGCGTGATGAATACGAGGGGCTTCTGAACATCTGAGCCAGGTCTTCCGCTGCTTTCGAAGGTGGAGAGCGCAGGGACAGCTACACCGCAACTCCTTGTGCGCTGAAGTTAGGGAAACGATACTAGCAATTGAAACACCTGCGACGGCTCTGTTCTTCGAAGGCCCCCCCGACTCGCGGTGTTTCTACACAACAATCGTCACCCTGGCTATATGCACCGCATAGTTTATTCAGTGTACAAAAACGAGGTACCACTACTCCTTCACTCGACGAGACCCCAGTCGACGTGCTAGCCTTACCCAGTACATCACAGATTTCTAACACGTGTGGAGTGATCGGCG
This portion of the Besnoitia besnoiti strain Bb-Ger1 chromosome VII, whole genome shotgun sequence genome encodes:
- a CDS encoding IMC sub-compartment protein ISP3 (encoded by transcript BESB_078220), whose product is MGNTACCGFDSDGAADLEIGREGEIRGCKPVDVARETFDSWLKRYESGDTMEVLFPDGHRIECNLKIDRPKNFMNLSFNQKVRPIQLDDVAAVLYGTDSRSSECADSKMLRNPCVVGFRLASSGRAIAFSFKDVSDAECFVTFLEKEIKKNQEAGKSSGSSN